Proteins from a single region of Streptomyces spinoverrucosus:
- the atpD gene encoding F0F1 ATP synthase subunit beta yields the protein MTTTVETATATGRVARVIGPVVDVEFPVDAMPDIYNALHVEVSDPANAGEKKTLTLEVAQHLGDGLVRAISMQPTDGLVRQAAVTDTGTGITVPVGDFTKGKVFNTLGEVLNVDESYDGERWSIHRKAPNFDELESKTEMFETGVKVIDLLTPYVKGGKIGLFGGAGVGKTVLIQEMIYRVANNHDGVSVFAGVGERTREGNDLIEEMSDSGVIDKTALVFGQMDEPPGTRLRVALAGLTMAEYFRDVQKQDVLFFIDNIFRFTQAGSEVSTLLGRMPSAVGYQPNLADEMGLLQERITSTRGHSITSMQAIYVPADDLTDPAPATTFAHLDATTVLSRPISEKGIYPAVDPLDSTSRILDPRYITQDHYNAAMRVKNILQKYKDLQDIIAILGIDELGEEDKLVVHRARRVERFLSQNTHVAKQFTGVDGSDVPLDESIAAFNSICDGEYDHFPEQAFFMCGGIEDLKKNAKELGVS from the coding sequence ATGACCACCACTGTTGAGACGGCCACGGCGACGGGCCGCGTCGCGCGGGTCATCGGCCCGGTCGTCGACGTGGAGTTCCCCGTCGACGCGATGCCGGACATCTACAACGCCCTGCACGTCGAGGTCTCCGACCCGGCCAACGCGGGCGAGAAGAAGACGCTGACCCTGGAGGTCGCCCAGCACCTGGGTGACGGCCTGGTCCGCGCGATCTCGATGCAGCCCACCGACGGTCTGGTCCGCCAGGCCGCGGTCACCGACACCGGCACGGGCATCACCGTCCCGGTCGGCGACTTCACCAAGGGCAAGGTGTTCAACACCCTCGGTGAGGTGCTGAACGTCGACGAGTCCTACGACGGCGAGCGCTGGTCGATCCACCGCAAGGCGCCGAACTTCGACGAGCTCGAGTCGAAGACCGAGATGTTCGAGACCGGCGTCAAGGTCATCGACCTTCTCACCCCGTACGTCAAGGGTGGAAAGATCGGCCTGTTCGGTGGTGCCGGCGTCGGCAAGACGGTGCTCATCCAGGAGATGATCTACCGCGTCGCCAACAACCACGACGGTGTCTCCGTGTTCGCCGGTGTCGGTGAGCGCACCCGTGAGGGCAACGACCTGATCGAGGAGATGTCGGACTCCGGCGTCATCGACAAGACCGCGCTGGTCTTCGGTCAGATGGACGAGCCCCCGGGCACCCGTCTGCGCGTGGCCCTCGCCGGTCTGACCATGGCGGAGTACTTCCGCGATGTGCAGAAGCAGGACGTGCTGTTCTTCATCGACAACATCTTCCGCTTCACGCAGGCCGGTTCCGAGGTGTCGACTCTGCTCGGCCGTATGCCCTCCGCGGTGGGCTACCAGCCGAACCTGGCCGACGAGATGGGTCTCCTCCAGGAGCGCATCACCTCGACCCGTGGTCACTCGATCACCTCGATGCAGGCGATCTACGTCCCCGCGGACGACCTGACCGACCCGGCCCCGGCCACCACCTTCGCCCACCTCGACGCGACGACGGTTCTGTCCCGTCCGATCTCGGAGAAGGGCATCTACCCGGCCGTGGACCCGCTGGACTCCACGTCCCGGATCCTGGACCCGCGCTACATCACGCAGGACCACTACAACGCGGCCATGCGCGTGAAGAACATCCTGCAGAAGTACAAGGACCTCCAGGACATCATCGCGATCCTCGGTATCGACGAGCTCGGCGAGGAGGACAAGCTCGTCGTCCACCGTGCCCGTCGCGTGGAGCGCTTCCTGTCCCAGAACACCCACGTCGCCAAGCAGTTCACCGGCGTGGACGGTTCGGACGTTCCGCTGGACGAGTCGATCGCCGCGTTCAACTCGATCTGCGACGGCGAGTACGACCACTTCCCCGAGCAGGCCTTCTTCATGTGCGGCGGTATCGAGGACCTGAAGAAGAACGCGAAGGAGCTGGGCGTCTCCTGA
- a CDS encoding F0F1 ATP synthase subunit gamma: MGAQLRVYKRRIRSVTATKKITKAMEMIAASRVVKAQRKVAASTPYAQELTRAVTAVGTGSNTKHPLTTQAETVTRSAVLLLTSDRGLAGAFNANAIKAAEQLTERLEREGKQVDVYIVGRRGVAHYNFRERRIAESWTGFTDEPSYADAKKVAAPLIEAIEKETADGGVDELHIVYTEFVSMMTQTALDARLLPLSLEEVAAEAKPKGEILPLYDFEPSAEDVLDALLPRYVESRIYNALLQSAASKHAATRRAMKSATDNAGELIETLTRLANQARQAEITQEISEIVGGASALADATAGSD, translated from the coding sequence ATGGGAGCCCAGCTCCGGGTCTACAAGCGTCGCATCCGATCCGTCACCGCGACCAAGAAGATCACCAAGGCGATGGAGATGATCGCCGCCTCGCGCGTCGTCAAGGCGCAGCGCAAGGTGGCGGCCTCCACGCCGTACGCGCAGGAACTGACCCGCGCGGTCACGGCGGTCGGCACCGGGTCGAACACCAAGCACCCGCTGACCACCCAGGCCGAGACGGTCACCCGGTCCGCGGTGCTGCTGCTGACCAGCGACCGGGGTCTGGCCGGTGCGTTCAACGCCAACGCCATCAAGGCCGCGGAGCAGCTCACCGAGCGGCTGGAGCGCGAGGGTAAGCAGGTCGACGTGTACATCGTCGGCCGGCGCGGTGTCGCCCACTACAACTTCCGTGAGCGCAGGATCGCGGAGTCGTGGACCGGCTTCACCGACGAGCCCTCGTACGCGGACGCCAAGAAGGTCGCGGCTCCGCTGATCGAGGCCATCGAGAAGGAGACGGCGGACGGCGGCGTGGACGAGCTCCACATCGTCTACACCGAGTTCGTGTCGATGATGACGCAGACGGCGCTGGACGCGCGCCTGCTGCCGCTCAGCCTCGAAGAGGTCGCCGCGGAGGCCAAGCCCAAGGGCGAGATCCTCCCGCTGTACGACTTCGAGCCGTCGGCGGAGGACGTCCTGGACGCCCTGCTGCCGCGGTACGTCGAGAGCCGGATCTACAACGCGCTGCTCCAGTCGGCCGCCTCCAAGCACGCCGCCACGCGGCGCGCGATGAAGTCGGCGACGGACAACGCCGGTGAGCTGATCGAGACGCTCACCCGGCTTGCCAACCAGGCCCGCCAGGCCGAAATCACCCAGGAAATCAGCGAGATCGTCGGTGGCGCGAGTGCCCTGGCCGACGCGACCGCGGGGAGTGACTGA
- the atpA gene encoding F0F1 ATP synthase subunit alpha — translation MAELTIRPEEIRDALETFVQSYKPDAASREEVGTVTLAGDGIAKVEGLPSAMANELLKFEDGTLGLALNLEEREIGAIVLGEFSGIEEGQPVTRTGEVLSVAVGEGYLGRVVDPLGNPIDGLGEIETSGRRALELQAPTVMQRKSVHEPMETGYKAVDAMTPIGRGQRQLIIGDRQTGKTALAVDTIINQRDNWRTGDPNKQVRCIYVAIGQKGSTIASVRRALEENGALEYTTIVAAPASDPAGFKYLAPYTGSAIGQQWMYEGKHVLIIFDDLSKQADAYRAVSLLLRRPPGREAYPGDVFYLHSRLLERCAKLSDDMGAGSMTGLPIVETKANDVSAFIPTNVISITDGQCFLESDLFNAGQRPALNVGISVSRVGGSAQHKAMKQVSGRLRVDLAQFRELEAFAAFGSDLDAASKAQLERGQRMVELLKQAQYQPMSTEDQVVSIWAGTTGKMDEVPVADIRRFEKELLEYLHRKEQGLMTSIKEGGKMSDDTLTAVADAIVEFKKQFETSDGKLLGEETPAAAAK, via the coding sequence ATGGCGGAGCTCACGATCCGGCCGGAGGAGATCCGGGACGCACTGGAGACCTTCGTCCAGTCGTACAAGCCGGACGCGGCCTCGCGCGAGGAGGTCGGTACGGTCACCCTTGCCGGCGACGGCATCGCGAAGGTCGAGGGTCTGCCCTCGGCCATGGCCAACGAACTGCTGAAGTTCGAGGACGGCACCCTCGGCCTCGCCCTCAACCTCGAGGAGCGCGAGATCGGTGCCATCGTCCTCGGTGAGTTCAGCGGCATCGAGGAGGGGCAGCCGGTCACCCGCACCGGTGAGGTCCTGTCCGTCGCGGTCGGCGAGGGCTACCTCGGCCGCGTGGTCGACCCCCTCGGCAACCCGATCGACGGCCTCGGCGAGATCGAGACCTCGGGTCGCCGCGCCCTCGAGCTGCAGGCCCCCACGGTCATGCAGCGCAAGTCGGTGCACGAGCCGATGGAGACCGGCTACAAGGCCGTTGACGCGATGACCCCGATCGGCCGTGGTCAGCGTCAGCTGATCATCGGTGACCGCCAGACCGGCAAGACCGCCCTGGCCGTCGACACGATCATCAACCAGCGCGACAACTGGCGCACCGGCGACCCGAACAAGCAGGTCCGCTGCATCTACGTCGCCATCGGTCAGAAGGGCTCCACCATCGCGTCGGTCCGCCGCGCGCTGGAGGAGAACGGCGCGCTGGAGTACACGACCATCGTCGCCGCCCCGGCGTCCGACCCGGCCGGCTTCAAGTACCTGGCGCCGTACACCGGTTCGGCCATCGGCCAGCAGTGGATGTACGAGGGCAAGCACGTCCTCATCATCTTCGACGACCTGTCGAAGCAGGCCGACGCCTACCGTGCCGTGTCCCTGCTGCTGCGCCGCCCGCCGGGCCGTGAGGCCTACCCGGGTGACGTCTTCTACCTGCACTCCCGGCTGCTGGAGCGCTGCGCGAAGCTCTCCGACGACATGGGTGCCGGCTCGATGACCGGTCTGCCGATCGTCGAGACCAAGGCCAACGACGTCTCGGCGTTCATCCCGACCAACGTCATCTCCATCACCGACGGCCAGTGCTTCCTGGAGTCGGACCTGTTCAACGCCGGTCAGCGCCCCGCGCTGAACGTGGGTATCTCCGTCTCCCGAGTCGGTGGTTCCGCGCAGCACAAGGCGATGAAGCAGGTCTCCGGTCGTCTGCGCGTCGACCTCGCCCAGTTCCGTGAGCTGGAGGCGTTCGCCGCCTTCGGTTCCGACCTGGACGCCGCGTCGAAGGCGCAGCTGGAGCGTGGTCAGCGCATGGTCGAGCTGCTGAAGCAGGCTCAGTACCAGCCGATGTCCACCGAGGACCAGGTCGTCTCCATCTGGGCCGGCACCACCGGCAAGATGGACGAGGTGCCGGTCGCCGACATCCGCCGCTTCGAGAAGGAGCTGCTGGAGTACCTGCACCGCAAGGAGCAGGGCCTCATGACCTCCATCAAGGAGGGCGGCAAGATGTCGGACGACACCCTCACGGCCGTCGCCGACGCCATCGTCGAGTTCAAGAAGCAGTTCGAGACCTCGGACGGCAAGCTGCTCGGCGAGGAAACCCCGGCCGCCGCCGCCAAGTGA
- a CDS encoding F0F1 ATP synthase subunit delta produces MNGASREALAAARERLDALTDSTSVDAARLADELAAVTALLDREVGLRRVLTDPAQAGEAKAELVQRLLGAQVGGETADLVSGTVRSRWSQSRDLVDALEELTNTADLTAAQAAGTLDSVEDELFRFGRIVASSTELRAALTDRKATTSAKSELLRSLLGGRAAEATERLVTRLVTAPRGRSLEAGLESLSKLAADRRDRMVAVVTSAVPLSDVQKQRLGAALAKLYGRQMHLNIDVDPEVLGGIRVQVGDEVINGSLADRIADAERRLAS; encoded by the coding sequence ATGAACGGAGCGAGCCGCGAGGCCCTGGCAGCCGCACGTGAGCGTCTCGACGCGCTGACGGACTCCACGTCCGTGGACGCGGCGCGGCTCGCCGACGAGCTGGCCGCGGTGACCGCGCTGCTCGACCGCGAGGTCGGCTTGCGTCGGGTCCTCACCGACCCGGCGCAGGCCGGTGAGGCCAAGGCCGAGCTGGTCCAGCGCCTGCTCGGCGCCCAGGTCGGCGGCGAGACCGCGGACCTGGTGTCCGGCACGGTGCGCTCCCGCTGGTCGCAGTCGCGCGACCTGGTGGACGCGCTGGAGGAGCTGACGAACACCGCCGACCTCACCGCCGCGCAGGCGGCCGGCACGCTTGACAGCGTCGAGGACGAGCTGTTCCGGTTCGGCCGGATCGTCGCGTCCAGCACGGAGCTGCGCGCCGCGCTGACCGACCGCAAGGCCACCACCTCGGCCAAGAGCGAGCTGCTGCGCAGCCTGCTCGGCGGCCGGGCGGCCGAGGCCACCGAGCGTCTGGTGACGCGCCTTGTGACCGCGCCGCGGGGACGTAGCCTGGAAGCGGGACTGGAGTCCCTGTCCAAGCTCGCCGCCGACCGGCGGGACCGCATGGTCGCCGTCGTCACCTCGGCGGTGCCGCTGAGCGACGTACAGAAGCAGCGCCTCGGCGCCGCCCTCGCGAAGCTCTACGGCCGTCAGATGCACCTCAACATCGACGTGGACCCCGAGGTCCTCGGCGGGATCCGGGTGCAGGTCGGTGACGAGGTCATCAACGGCTCCCTCGCGGACCGCATCGCGGACGCCGAGCGCCGGCTGGCGAGCTAG
- a CDS encoding F0F1 ATP synthase subunit B, with protein sequence MIANLVQLAAEEEQSPLIPPGPELLVGTIAFAIVFFFFWKKLLPNINKVLEERRAAIEGGIEEAETMKVEAQSVLEQYKAQLAEARHEAARLRQEAQEQGAALIAEMRAEGQRQREEIVAAGHSQIEADRKAASSALRQDVGKLATELAGKLVGESLEDHARQSRVIDRFLDELEEKAEASR encoded by the coding sequence GTGATCGCCAACCTGGTGCAGCTGGCGGCCGAGGAGGAGCAGAGCCCGCTCATCCCGCCGGGCCCCGAGCTGCTCGTCGGCACCATCGCCTTCGCCATCGTGTTCTTCTTCTTCTGGAAGAAGCTGCTTCCGAACATCAACAAGGTTCTGGAAGAGCGCCGCGCGGCGATCGAAGGCGGTATTGAAGAGGCCGAGACCATGAAGGTCGAGGCTCAGAGCGTCCTTGAGCAGTACAAGGCCCAGCTCGCCGAGGCCCGGCACGAGGCCGCGCGGCTGCGCCAGGAGGCTCAGGAGCAGGGTGCCGCGCTCATCGCCGAGATGCGTGCGGAAGGCCAGCGGCAGCGCGAGGAGATCGTCGCCGCCGGTCACTCCCAGATCGAGGCCGACCGCAAGGCCGCCTCGTCGGCGCTCCGGCAGGACGTCGGCAAGCTCGCCACCGAGCTGGCCGGCAAGCTGGTCGGTGAGTCCCTCGAGGACCACGCCCGCCAGAGCCGTGTGATCGACCGCTTCCTCGACGAGCTCGAGGAGAAGGCCGAGGCGTCGCGATGA
- the atpE gene encoding ATP synthase F0 subunit C has translation MAATETLAAVTGSLGSIGYGLAAIGPGIGVGIIFGNGTQALARQPEAAGLIRANQILGFAFCEALALIGIVMPFVFGR, from the coding sequence ATGGCTGCCACTGAGACCCTCGCCGCTGTCACCGGTTCGCTCGGCTCCATCGGCTACGGCCTCGCCGCCATCGGCCCCGGCATCGGCGTCGGCATCATCTTCGGCAACGGCACCCAGGCCCTGGCCCGCCAGCCCGAGGCGGCCGGTCTGATCCGCGCCAACCAGATCCTGGGCTTCGCCTTCTGTGAGGCGCTCGCCCTGATCGGCATTGTTATGCCGTTCGTGTTCGGTCGGTAA
- the atpB gene encoding F0F1 ATP synthase subunit A: protein MSDNGCGFPAPGLHSFLFQPIATVGGFEFNKVMLLALITTVLVIGFFWAAFGKAKVVPGKLQMIGEAGYDFVRRGIVYETLGKREGEKYVPLMVSLFFFIWIMNIWSVIPLAQFPVSSIIAYPIVLAAIVYIVWMALTFKRHGFVGGFKNLTGYDKSLGAVLPLVVIIEFFSNVLVRPFTHAVRLFANMFAGHLMLVMFTVASWYLLNSWMIPAAGVSFVMTVAMILFELFVQAVQAYVFVLLACSYIQGALAEHH from the coding sequence ATGTCCGACAACGGGTGTGGCTTCCCGGCTCCGGGTCTGCACTCGTTCCTCTTCCAGCCGATCGCCACGGTCGGGGGGTTCGAGTTCAACAAGGTGATGCTGCTCGCGCTCATCACCACCGTGCTCGTCATCGGTTTCTTCTGGGCGGCCTTCGGCAAGGCGAAGGTGGTGCCGGGCAAGCTCCAGATGATCGGCGAGGCCGGCTACGACTTCGTGCGCCGCGGCATCGTCTACGAGACCCTCGGCAAGCGGGAGGGTGAGAAGTACGTCCCGCTCATGGTCTCGCTGTTCTTCTTCATCTGGATCATGAACATCTGGTCCGTGATCCCGCTGGCCCAGTTCCCGGTGTCGTCGATCATCGCGTACCCGATCGTGCTGGCCGCCATCGTCTACATCGTGTGGATGGCGCTGACCTTCAAGCGGCACGGCTTCGTGGGCGGATTCAAGAACCTCACCGGTTACGACAAGTCGCTCGGCGCGGTGCTGCCGCTCGTCGTGATCATCGAGTTCTTCTCGAACGTCCTGGTCCGGCCGTTCACCCACGCGGTGCGACTGTTCGCCAACATGTTCGCCGGTCACCTGATGCTGGTGATGTTCACCGTCGCCTCCTGGTACCTGCTGAACAGCTGGATGATCCCGGCGGCCGGTGTCTCCTTCGTCATGACCGTGGCGATGATCCTCTTCGAGCTTTTCGTGCAGGCGGTCCAGGCGTACGTCTTCGTGCTCCTTGCCTGCTCGTACATCCAGGGCGCTCTCGCCGAGCACCACTGA
- a CDS encoding MraY family glycosyltransferase yields MREYLLTLCITAAVTYLLTGPVRKFAIVAGAMPEIRARDVHREPTPRLGGIAMFFGLCAGLLVADHLTNLSEVFEKSNEPRALLSGAALIWLIGVLDDKFEIDALIKLGGQMIAAGVMVMQGLTILWLPVPGVGTVALTQWQGTLLTVALVVITINAVNFVDGLDGLAAGMVCIASAAFFMYAYRIWYSYGIEAAAPATLFAAVLMGMCLGFLPHNMHPARIFMGDSGSMLIGLVLAAGAISVTGQVDPDVMKLFSGSERNAVHQMVPVYIPLLMPLTIIAIPAADLILAIVRRTWRGQSPFAADRGHLHHRLLEIGHSHSRAVLIMYFWSALIAFGALAYSVNSASMWIVLSVVLLSAIGLILLLLPRFTPRAPLWAEHFVPPRYRRRRVVMPPASEVPAEALAEEEDERTPVAVGVSGVNGATAVGPRSRFTR; encoded by the coding sequence GTGCGTGAATACCTGCTGACGCTCTGCATCACGGCCGCGGTGACGTACCTGCTGACAGGGCCGGTACGGAAGTTCGCGATCGTGGCCGGAGCGATGCCGGAGATCCGGGCACGTGACGTGCACCGGGAACCCACTCCACGGCTCGGCGGGATCGCGATGTTCTTCGGCCTGTGCGCGGGCCTGCTGGTCGCCGACCACCTCACCAACCTCAGCGAGGTCTTCGAGAAGTCCAACGAGCCGCGCGCGCTGCTCTCCGGGGCGGCGCTGATCTGGCTCATCGGCGTGCTGGACGACAAGTTCGAGATCGACGCCCTGATCAAGCTGGGCGGCCAGATGATCGCCGCCGGCGTGATGGTGATGCAGGGTCTGACGATCCTGTGGCTGCCGGTGCCGGGCGTCGGCACGGTCGCGCTGACCCAGTGGCAGGGCACCCTGCTCACCGTCGCCCTGGTCGTCATCACCATCAACGCGGTCAACTTCGTCGACGGGCTGGACGGTCTGGCGGCGGGCATGGTGTGCATCGCGTCGGCCGCGTTCTTCATGTACGCCTACCGGATCTGGTACTCGTACGGCATCGAGGCGGCCGCCCCGGCCACCCTCTTCGCGGCCGTGCTGATGGGCATGTGCCTGGGCTTCCTGCCACACAACATGCACCCGGCGCGCATCTTCATGGGCGACTCCGGCTCGATGCTGATCGGCCTGGTGCTGGCGGCGGGCGCGATCTCGGTGACCGGGCAGGTCGACCCGGACGTGATGAAGCTGTTCTCCGGCTCCGAGCGCAACGCCGTGCACCAGATGGTGCCGGTCTACATCCCGCTGCTGATGCCGCTCACCATCATCGCCATCCCGGCGGCGGACCTGATCCTCGCGATCGTGCGCCGCACCTGGCGCGGTCAGTCGCCGTTCGCCGCCGACCGGGGGCACCTGCACCATCGGCTGCTGGAGATCGGCCACTCGCACAGCCGGGCCGTGCTGATCATGTACTTCTGGTCGGCGCTGATCGCCTTCGGCGCGCTCGCCTACTCGGTGAACTCGGCGTCCATGTGGATCGTGCTGAGCGTGGTGCTGCTCAGCGCCATCGGCCTGATCCTGCTGCTGCTGCCCCGCTTCACCCCGCGCGCCCCGCTGTGGGCCGAGCACTTCGTGCCGCCGCGCTACCGCCGGCGCCGGGTCGTCATGCCGCCCGCGTCCGAGGTCCCGGCCGAGGCACTCGCCGAGGAGGAGGACGAGCGCACTCCGGTCGCCGTCGGGGTCTCCGGAGTCAACGGAGCGACCGCCGTCGGCCCCCGCTCGCGCTTCACAAGGTAA
- the glyA gene encoding serine hydroxymethyltransferase encodes MAVTHAQEADLLRRQDPALAEILLGELDRQSTTLQLIAAENFASPAVLAALGSPLANKYAEGYPGSRYHGGCEIVDVAERLAVQRATTLFGAQHANVQSHSGSSAVLAAYAALLRPGDTVLALGLPYGGHLTHGSPANFSGRWFDFVSYGVDEETGLIAYDQVRTLARTHRPKAIVCGSIAYPRHIDYAYFREVADEVGAYLIADAAHPIGLVAGGAAPNPVPYADVVCATTHKVLRGPRGGMILCGAELAERVDRAVFPFTQGGAQMHTIAAKAVAFGEAATPAFQEYAHQVVANARFLAAALAAEGLAITTGGTDTHLITADTAPLGVDGRAARGRLAAAGMILDCCALPHGDARGLRLGTAAVTTQGMGEGEMARIAKLLAGVLRDQADSKLVREEVRDMARAFPPYPPPYQP; translated from the coding sequence ATGGCGGTCACCCATGCCCAAGAGGCCGATCTCCTGCGGCGGCAGGATCCCGCGCTCGCCGAGATCCTGCTCGGGGAGCTGGACCGGCAGTCGACCACGTTGCAGCTGATCGCCGCCGAGAACTTCGCCTCGCCGGCCGTGCTGGCCGCCCTCGGCTCGCCGCTCGCCAACAAGTACGCGGAGGGCTATCCGGGGTCCCGCTACCACGGCGGCTGCGAGATAGTCGACGTCGCCGAGCGGCTCGCCGTACAGCGCGCCACCACGCTGTTCGGCGCCCAGCACGCCAACGTCCAGTCCCACTCGGGCAGTTCGGCCGTCCTCGCCGCCTACGCCGCGCTGCTGCGGCCCGGCGACACGGTCCTCGCCCTCGGCCTGCCGTACGGCGGTCACCTCACCCACGGCTCGCCCGCCAACTTCTCCGGCCGCTGGTTCGACTTCGTGAGCTACGGCGTCGACGAGGAGACCGGCCTCATCGCCTACGACCAGGTCCGCACCCTCGCCCGCACGCACCGCCCCAAGGCGATCGTGTGCGGCTCGATCGCCTACCCACGGCACATCGATTACGCCTACTTCCGCGAGGTCGCCGACGAGGTGGGCGCCTACCTCATCGCCGACGCGGCCCACCCCATCGGGCTCGTCGCCGGGGGAGCGGCACCGAATCCGGTGCCGTACGCCGATGTGGTGTGCGCCACCACGCACAAGGTGCTGCGGGGGCCGCGTGGCGGCATGATCCTGTGCGGCGCGGAGCTCGCCGAACGGGTCGACCGGGCCGTCTTCCCCTTCACCCAGGGCGGCGCCCAGATGCACACCATCGCCGCCAAGGCCGTCGCCTTCGGCGAGGCGGCAACACCGGCCTTCCAGGAGTACGCCCATCAGGTGGTCGCCAACGCCCGCTTCCTGGCCGCCGCACTCGCCGCCGAGGGCCTCGCCATCACCACCGGCGGCACGGACACCCACCTCATCACCGCCGATACGGCCCCGCTCGGCGTCGACGGCCGCGCCGCCCGCGGCCGGCTCGCCGCCGCCGGGATGATCCTCGACTGCTGCGCCCTGCCGCACGGCGACGCCCGTGGCCTGCGCCTGGGCACCGCGGCCGTCACCACACAGGGGATGGGGGAGGGCGAGATGGCCCGGATCGCCAAGCTGCTCGCGGGGGTGCTGCGGGACCAGGCCGACAGCAAGCTGGTGCGGGAGGAAGTGCGGGACATGGCCCGTGCGTTTCCGCCGTATCCGCCGCCGTATCAGCCGTGA
- a CDS encoding arsenate reductase/protein-tyrosine-phosphatase family protein: protein MTAPDAGRGIGNGERAAEITTTFVGLPRDSFRILHVSTGNVCRSPITERLTRHFVSQRLGVLGGGLIVESAGTWGHEGAPMEANAETVLADFGADASGFVGRELLDEHVIRADLVLTATRDHRAQVISMGHSAGLRTFTLKEFTRLVKAIDPATLPPLEDGVVARARALVRAAAALRGWLLAPTAEADEVYDPYGAPLTFFRSVGDEIHQALDPVVTALTGVAART from the coding sequence TTGACAGCCCCTGACGCGGGGCGTGGCATAGGCAACGGGGAACGTGCGGCGGAGATCACGACGACCTTCGTGGGGCTTCCGCGCGACAGCTTCCGCATCCTCCACGTCAGCACCGGAAACGTGTGCCGCTCGCCCATCACCGAGCGGCTGACCCGGCATTTCGTGTCGCAGCGGCTCGGTGTCCTGGGCGGCGGGCTGATCGTGGAGAGCGCCGGCACCTGGGGCCACGAGGGCGCGCCCATGGAGGCCAACGCCGAGACGGTGCTGGCCGACTTCGGCGCGGACGCCTCCGGCTTCGTGGGGCGGGAGCTGCTCGACGAGCATGTGATCCGTGCCGACCTGGTGCTCACCGCCACCCGTGACCACCGCGCCCAGGTGATCTCGATGGGCCACTCGGCGGGGCTGCGCACCTTCACGCTGAAGGAGTTCACTCGGCTGGTGAAGGCCATCGACCCGGCGACCCTGCCTCCGCTGGAGGACGGCGTGGTCGCGCGCGCCCGCGCACTGGTGCGGGCCGCCGCCGCACTGCGGGGCTGGCTGCTGGCACCCACCGCCGAGGCGGACGAGGTGTACGACCCGTACGGGGCTCCGCTGACCTTCTTCCGCTCGGTCGGCGACGAGATACACCAGGCGCTGGATCCCGTGGTGACGGCGTTGACGGGAGTGGCGGCGCGGACCTGA
- a CDS encoding L-threonylcarbamoyladenylate synthase — protein sequence MARRYDTNDATDRVTGLREAASAVRRGELVVLPTDTVYGIGADAFSAEAVSDLLQAKGRGRNMPTPVLIGSPNTLHGLVTDFSELAWELVDAFWPGALTLVAKHQPSLQWDLGDTRGTVAVRMPLHPVAIELLTEVGPMAVSSANLTGHPAPEDCDAAQQMLGDSVSVYLDGGPTPGNVPSSIVDVTGPVPVLLREGALSPDELRKVVPDLEVAN from the coding sequence ATGGCACGGCGATACGACACCAACGACGCCACCGACCGCGTGACCGGTCTGCGTGAGGCCGCGTCCGCCGTCCGCCGTGGCGAGCTGGTGGTCCTCCCCACCGACACCGTGTACGGCATCGGCGCCGACGCGTTCTCCGCGGAGGCCGTCTCCGACCTGCTTCAGGCCAAGGGGCGCGGCCGCAACATGCCGACGCCCGTCCTCATCGGCTCCCCGAACACCCTGCACGGCCTGGTCACCGACTTCTCCGAGCTGGCCTGGGAGCTGGTCGACGCGTTCTGGCCGGGCGCGCTGACGCTGGTCGCCAAGCACCAGCCGTCGCTGCAGTGGGACCTGGGCGACACCCGGGGCACGGTTGCCGTGCGCATGCCACTGCACCCGGTCGCCATCGAGCTGCTCACCGAGGTCGGCCCCATGGCCGTCTCCTCGGCGAACCTCACCGGGCACCCGGCGCCGGAGGACTGCGACGCCGCCCAGCAGATGCTCGGCGACTCCGTCTCCGTCTACCTCGACGGCGGCCCCACCCCCGGCAACGTGCCGTCCTCCATCGTCGACGTCACCGGCCCGGTGCCCGTCCTGCTGCGGGAGGGCGCCCTCTCGCCGGACGAGCTGCGCAAGGTCGTACCCGACCTTGAGGTGGCCAATTGA